Proteins from one Thermobifida alba genomic window:
- a CDS encoding energy-coupling factor transporter transmembrane component T family protein, which yields MNTIGLYVPGTSLPYRMPAGAKLLVLLGVVTVLLVLGNPWVSLGAAAAVVLLYTLFGLSAHLWHAFRPVLLFLAVIAVFHVLFTDPHTAVRVCSQIAAAVLLAGLVTRTTRVSEMLDLFERLARPLRRVGVRSERVGLVLALTIRCIPMVAQSWRASREAYLARGLRGGAHRMVVPVIVNLIRSAEALGSAMSARGVD from the coding sequence GTGAACACGATCGGGCTCTACGTCCCCGGGACCTCGCTGCCGTACCGGATGCCGGCGGGCGCGAAACTGCTCGTCCTGCTGGGCGTGGTCACCGTCCTGCTGGTCCTGGGCAACCCCTGGGTGTCCCTGGGCGCCGCGGCCGCCGTCGTCCTGCTGTACACGCTGTTCGGGCTGTCCGCCCACCTGTGGCACGCCTTCCGGCCGGTGCTGCTGTTCCTCGCGGTCATCGCGGTGTTCCACGTCCTCTTCACCGACCCGCACACGGCGGTGCGGGTGTGCTCCCAGATCGCCGCGGCCGTACTGCTGGCCGGACTGGTCACCCGCACCACCCGGGTCAGCGAGATGCTCGACCTGTTCGAACGGCTGGCCCGCCCGCTGCGGAGGGTGGGCGTGCGCTCGGAACGGGTGGGGCTGGTGCTGGCGCTGACCATCCGCTGCATCCCGATGGTGGCCCAGTCGTGGCGGGCCTCGCGGGAGGCGTACCTGGCGCGCGGCCTGCGAGGCGGGGCCCACCGCATGGTCGTGCCGGTCATCGTGAACCTGATCCGCTCCGCCGAGGCGCTCGGCTCGGCGATGAGCGCCCGGGGCGTCGACTAG
- a CDS encoding energy-coupling factor ABC transporter ATP-binding protein, translating into MIRLENVTHAYGDRVVVDDVSLELSEHRIGLIGANGSGKSTLARMFNGLVVPDTGRVLVDGLDTRRHVREVRRRVGFVFSDADTQIIMPTVAEDVRIGLRGSGLDRAGIEERVDAILARHGLADHRDHPAHLLSGGQKQMLALASVMVTEPRILVCDEPTTLLDLRNVRIITETLRALPQQVILLTHHLDTLTGFDRVLVMDAGRIVFDGGPEAAVEYYVDLMERRP; encoded by the coding sequence ATGATCCGCCTGGAGAACGTGACCCACGCCTACGGTGACCGGGTGGTCGTCGACGACGTCTCCCTGGAGCTGAGCGAGCACCGCATCGGACTGATCGGTGCCAACGGGTCGGGCAAGTCGACCCTGGCCCGGATGTTCAACGGCCTGGTCGTCCCCGACACGGGCCGGGTGCTCGTCGACGGCCTGGACACCCGCAGACACGTCCGGGAGGTCCGCCGCCGGGTCGGTTTCGTGTTCTCCGACGCCGACACCCAGATCATCATGCCCACGGTCGCCGAGGACGTGCGGATCGGCCTGCGCGGCAGCGGACTCGACCGGGCCGGGATCGAGGAGCGGGTCGACGCGATCCTGGCCCGGCACGGTCTGGCCGACCACCGCGACCACCCCGCCCACCTGCTGTCCGGAGGGCAGAAGCAGATGCTGGCGCTGGCCTCGGTCATGGTCACCGAGCCCCGGATCCTGGTCTGCGACGAGCCCACCACCCTGCTGGACCTGCGCAACGTGCGGATCATCACCGAGACCCTGCGCGCCCTGCCCCAGCAGGTCATCCTGCTCACCCACCACCTCGACACGCTCACCGGCTTCGACCGGGTGCTGGTCATGGACGCGGGAAGGATCGTGTTCGACGGTGGACCGGAGGCCGCCGTCGAGTACTACGTCGACCTGATGGAGCGGCGCCCGTGA
- a CDS encoding biotin transporter BioY, translated as MTASSPSPRYRGLATRDLALIALFAALLAAMSLVPGIPVGSVPITLQTLVVMLAPSILGAKRGVLAVVTFLALAMAGLPILSGGGGGLASFAGASGGFLISWIFVALFIGLLTDRMLPKYRFWPGLLINLAGGIVVCYLIGGPWMAVVAGLDATATLVALAAFVPGDVAKAVLATLIAASVHRAYPVPPAGNRVA; from the coding sequence ATGACCGCCTCCTCACCGTCTCCTCGCTACCGCGGCCTGGCGACACGCGACCTCGCGCTCATCGCGCTGTTCGCCGCGCTGCTCGCCGCGATGAGCCTGGTCCCCGGAATCCCCGTGGGCAGTGTGCCGATCACCCTGCAGACCCTGGTCGTCATGCTCGCTCCCAGCATCCTCGGAGCCAAACGAGGCGTCCTGGCGGTCGTCACCTTCCTCGCGCTGGCGATGGCGGGGCTGCCGATCCTGTCCGGCGGGGGAGGCGGCCTGGCCTCTTTCGCCGGCGCCTCCGGCGGCTTCCTCATCAGCTGGATCTTCGTGGCGCTGTTCATCGGCCTGCTGACCGACCGCATGCTGCCGAAGTACCGGTTCTGGCCGGGCCTGCTGATCAACCTGGCCGGCGGGATCGTGGTGTGCTACCTGATCGGCGGCCCCTGGATGGCGGTGGTCGCCGGACTGGACGCCACGGCCACCCTGGTCGCGCTGGCCGCCTTCGTCCCCGGCGACGTCGCCAAGGCGGTCCTGGCCACGCTCATCGCCGCCAGCGTGCACCGCGCCTACCCGGTCCCACCCGCCGGGAACCGGGTCGCCTGA
- a CDS encoding lactonase family protein codes for MTRRRLLWIGSYTPDSGIPGSAAGVQSVWLDTGTGALAEAELAAPASGPSFVVHSADGRMVYAVNELDAGRVSGFSVAGERRLEVRGSAATGGSSPCHLLAHPAGRHLVAANYGDGSVSVHPIGPDGAPAEPVQRLTHTGSGPNADRQEGPHAHSVYPAPGGAHLLVVDLGTDELRCFPFDAAADRPAGPQHVAARLAPGSGPRHLAVHSSGHLYVAGELDSRVYVLRFDPATARAETVDSVPATKAGGDNYPAEIALSADERRLYVANRGADTIATFEVSADGARVRHLADTPSGGAWPRHFALVDGYLVVANQNSATLAALPVDPADGVPGPARHLLTVPTPVCVLPARAE; via the coding sequence ATGACACGACGTCGGCTGCTGTGGATCGGCTCCTACACCCCCGATTCCGGTATCCCGGGCAGCGCGGCGGGAGTGCAGAGCGTCTGGCTGGACACCGGCACCGGCGCCCTGGCCGAGGCGGAACTGGCGGCCCCGGCCAGCGGCCCCTCGTTCGTGGTGCACTCCGCGGACGGGAGGATGGTCTACGCGGTCAACGAACTCGACGCGGGACGGGTCAGCGGTTTCTCCGTCGCCGGCGAACGGCGGCTGGAAGTCCGGGGCAGCGCCGCCACGGGCGGCTCCTCCCCCTGCCACCTGCTGGCCCACCCGGCCGGGCGGCACCTGGTCGCCGCCAACTACGGGGACGGAAGCGTCAGCGTGCACCCGATCGGTCCGGACGGCGCCCCCGCGGAACCGGTCCAGCGGCTGACGCACACCGGGTCGGGGCCCAACGCCGACCGCCAGGAGGGGCCGCACGCGCACAGCGTCTACCCCGCCCCGGGCGGAGCCCACCTCCTGGTCGTCGATCTCGGCACCGACGAACTGCGCTGCTTCCCCTTCGACGCCGCCGCCGACCGTCCCGCCGGACCGCAGCACGTCGCGGCCCGCCTGGCCCCGGGAAGCGGACCGCGCCACCTGGCGGTGCACTCCTCCGGCCACCTGTACGTGGCGGGAGAACTGGACTCGCGGGTGTACGTCCTGCGGTTCGACCCCGCCACGGCCCGGGCCGAGACCGTCGACTCCGTGCCCGCGACCAAGGCCGGCGGGGACAACTACCCGGCGGAGATCGCGCTCTCCGCCGACGAGCGCCGCCTCTACGTCGCCAACCGGGGCGCCGACACCATCGCCACCTTCGAAGTGTCGGCTGACGGGGCGCGGGTGCGCCACCTGGCCGACACCCCCTCCGGAGGCGCCTGGCCCCGCCACTTCGCGCTGGTCGACGGCTACCTCGTGGTGGCCAACCAGAACTCCGCGACCCTGGCCGCGCTTCCGGTGGACCCGGCCGACGGGGTCCCCGGTCCGGCGCGCCACCTCCTCACGGTGCCCACCCCGGTGTGCGTGCTGCCCGCCCGGGCCGAATGA
- a CDS encoding thioesterase II family protein — MNQARTTPSTGSGVHRFTGPTAEADLVCFLHAGGLPTVYRPWVAEVGDRFTVWVATVRHRDCAGDGAELWSDYARRQADALEALAGPLTLYGHSLGALSAYETARELRRRGREVTRLVVSGRDAPHLPRRMELPEDPAALVRAVADRYGGVPEILLQDDELARVFGAEMRADFDAVAAYVWRSGPPLDVPLTVVGGTSDPVVTDAGLRAWQQHTTGPFRLERLPGGHFFTDGQRRALQALLD; from the coding sequence ATGAACCAGGCGCGGACCACCCCGTCGACCGGCTCCGGTGTGCACCGCTTCACCGGACCGACGGCCGAGGCCGACCTCGTCTGCTTCCTGCACGCCGGAGGGTTGCCCACCGTCTACCGGCCCTGGGTGGCCGAGGTGGGCGACCGGTTCACCGTGTGGGTCGCCACGGTGCGCCACCGCGACTGCGCGGGGGACGGAGCGGAGCTGTGGAGCGACTACGCCCGGCGCCAGGCCGACGCCCTGGAGGCACTGGCGGGACCGCTCACCCTCTACGGGCACAGCCTGGGCGCGCTCTCGGCCTACGAGACCGCCCGGGAACTGCGTCGACGCGGCCGGGAGGTCACCCGTCTGGTGGTCAGCGGCAGGGACGCCCCGCACCTGCCCAGGCGGATGGAACTCCCCGAGGACCCCGCCGCCCTGGTGCGCGCCGTGGCCGACCGCTACGGCGGGGTCCCCGAGATCCTGCTCCAGGACGACGAACTGGCCCGGGTGTTCGGTGCGGAGATGCGCGCCGACTTCGACGCGGTCGCCGCGTACGTGTGGCGCTCCGGCCCGCCGCTGGACGTCCCGCTCACCGTCGTGGGCGGAACCAGCGACCCGGTCGTCACCGACGCGGGACTGCGCGCCTGGCAGCAGCACACCACCGGACCGTTCCGGCTGGAGCGGCTGCCCGGCGGGCACTTCTTCACCGACGGCCAGCGCCGGGCGCTCCAGGCGCTGCTGGACTGA
- a CDS encoding GTP-binding protein: MASTKIVIAGGFGAGKTTLVGSVSEIPPVTTEAVMTEASVAHDDVSATPDKKTTTVAMDFGRLTLDDELIMYMFGTPGQARFWFMWDDLVRGAIGAVVVVDARRLADCFDAIDYFEKKQDVPYIIAVNKFDGKLDYTVEQIREAVEVGPEVPIIEFDARDRLDSGNVLKTLLRHTLSRTGGGRSDD, from the coding sequence GTGGCGTCGACCAAGATCGTCATCGCGGGGGGATTCGGCGCGGGCAAGACGACACTGGTCGGCTCGGTGTCGGAGATCCCGCCGGTCACCACCGAGGCGGTGATGACCGAGGCGAGCGTCGCCCACGACGACGTCTCCGCCACGCCGGACAAGAAGACCACCACCGTGGCGATGGACTTCGGCCGGCTCACCCTGGACGACGAGCTGATCATGTACATGTTCGGCACCCCGGGGCAGGCGCGGTTCTGGTTCATGTGGGACGACCTGGTGCGCGGGGCGATCGGCGCGGTCGTGGTGGTGGACGCCCGCCGGCTGGCCGACTGCTTCGACGCCATCGACTACTTCGAGAAGAAGCAGGACGTCCCCTACATCATCGCGGTGAACAAGTTCGACGGGAAGCTCGACTACACGGTCGAGCAGATCCGCGAGGCCGTCGAGGTCGGCCCCGAGGTGCCGATCATCGAGTTCGACGCGAGGGACCGCCTGGACAGCGGCAACGTCCTCAAGACGCTGCTGCGCCACACGCTGTCGCGGACCGGGGGAGGGCGGTCGGACGACTGA
- a CDS encoding DUF742 domain-containing protein yields the protein MRSHRRRRRARIRPYTFTGGRTRSRHPLMVQTLVSIADERADPPQHLMPESERIYRLCAQVRSVAEISAELKLPLGVTQVLISDLADQGLVYIHPTITGHSPSENQVLERALRGLERLFQ from the coding sequence ATGAGGAGTCACCGCAGACGCCGGAGAGCGCGGATCCGTCCGTACACCTTCACCGGCGGCCGCACCCGGTCCCGCCATCCGCTGATGGTGCAGACGCTGGTCTCCATCGCGGACGAGCGGGCCGACCCCCCGCAACACCTGATGCCGGAGTCGGAGCGGATCTACCGGCTGTGCGCCCAGGTGCGCTCGGTGGCCGAGATCTCGGCGGAGCTGAAGCTGCCGTTGGGCGTCACCCAGGTGCTCATCAGCGACCTGGCCGACCAGGGCCTGGTCTACATCCACCCCACGATCACCGGGCACAGCCCGTCCGAGAACCAAGTGCTGGAAAGGGCGCTCCGTGGCCTCGAACGTCTCTTCCAATAA
- a CDS encoding roadblock/LC7 domain-containing protein, translated as MSESAENFTWLVSNFVSEVPGAEHAIVVSSDGLLLTASRGFPEEHAEQLAAIVSGLQSLAEGTARMFAKGDSEQLILRMKRGYLFVMSISDGSSLAVLTSKDADMKIVAYQMTLLVENAGHVLTPQLRSELREVIR; from the coding sequence TTGAGTGAGAGCGCTGAGAACTTCACCTGGCTCGTCTCCAATTTCGTCTCCGAGGTACCCGGAGCCGAACACGCGATCGTGGTCTCCTCTGACGGCCTGCTGCTGACCGCCTCCCGGGGTTTCCCCGAGGAGCACGCCGAGCAGCTCGCCGCGATCGTCAGCGGACTGCAGAGCCTGGCCGAGGGCACCGCCCGGATGTTCGCCAAGGGCGACTCCGAGCAGCTGATCCTGCGGATGAAACGCGGCTACCTGTTCGTCATGTCCATCAGCGACGGTTCCTCGCTGGCGGTGCTGACCTCCAAGGACGCCGACATGAAGATCGTGGCCTACCAGATGACCCTGCTCGTGGAGAACGCCGGCCACGTGCTCACCCCGCAGCTCCGATCCGAGCTGCGCGAGGTCATCCGCTGA
- a CDS encoding sensor histidine kinase, protein MAQVPSPGEHTGQPPSHPPQAETGSSHGEKSGTRRRLFSRILARFGRTPEPAPGTVPYGYPPAPPQAHQWGPPPHHPQEWYPQYPQAYQYPPQGGPQAAPYGYPQAPPAAPHGHPPAAQQAPAPPEPVEHRAPEQPAQPSAGQEAPQPTGEHAGTEESGKAPASPDVAVTGNDATAALVNLAMRDLTLVESLLDIVEELEDTTEDSELLAKLFKIDNLATRMRRNGENLLILAGQDIGDPHLEPVSLLDVCRAAISEIGDYERVRLGRMPALFIEGRVSDDLSHLLAELLDNATAKSPDYAQVVISGQVMSEGRLLITVEDEGIGIPEDQLAEINQRLERPPLLEEDVIRHMGMFVVGRIAHRHGFRVQLQARAFRGISAHVVVPTELVGETGPSPESAFETVTTTPVTVSPPPMTPPTQRTQSRDDSGPAFTAAGLPRRGAHRNNQPALPLADPSAEEPSAEPEDAESRAARIRADLEEFLEGERAATGDE, encoded by the coding sequence GTGGCACAGGTGCCGTCACCAGGTGAGCACACGGGACAGCCCCCGTCGCACCCGCCGCAGGCGGAGACCGGCTCCTCCCACGGCGAGAAGTCCGGGACGCGCCGCCGCCTGTTCTCCCGGATTCTCGCCCGGTTCGGCAGGACACCCGAGCCCGCTCCCGGGACGGTCCCGTACGGCTATCCCCCGGCGCCGCCCCAGGCCCACCAGTGGGGTCCTCCTCCCCACCACCCCCAGGAGTGGTATCCGCAGTATCCGCAGGCGTACCAGTACCCCCCTCAGGGAGGCCCCCAGGCGGCCCCGTACGGCTACCCCCAGGCGCCGCCGGCCGCCCCCCACGGCCACCCCCCGGCCGCCCAGCAGGCCCCCGCCCCTCCGGAGCCCGTGGAGCACCGCGCCCCCGAACAGCCGGCGCAGCCCTCCGCCGGGCAGGAGGCGCCGCAGCCGACCGGAGAGCACGCCGGAACCGAGGAGTCCGGGAAGGCGCCCGCCTCCCCGGACGTCGCGGTGACCGGGAACGACGCCACCGCGGCGTTGGTCAACCTGGCCATGCGTGACCTCACCCTGGTCGAGTCGCTGCTGGACATCGTCGAGGAACTGGAGGACACCACCGAGGACTCCGAACTCCTCGCCAAGCTGTTCAAGATCGACAACCTCGCCACCCGGATGCGCCGCAACGGCGAGAACCTGCTCATCCTCGCCGGCCAGGACATCGGGGACCCGCACCTGGAGCCGGTCTCGCTGCTGGACGTCTGCCGTGCGGCGATCTCCGAGATCGGCGACTACGAGCGGGTCCGCCTGGGGCGCATGCCCGCCCTCTTCATCGAGGGCCGCGTCTCCGACGACCTGAGCCACCTGCTGGCCGAACTGCTGGACAACGCCACCGCCAAGTCCCCCGACTACGCCCAGGTGGTCATCAGCGGCCAGGTGATGAGCGAGGGGCGCCTGCTCATCACCGTCGAGGACGAGGGCATCGGCATCCCCGAGGACCAGCTGGCGGAGATCAACCAGCGGCTGGAGCGGCCCCCCCTGCTGGAGGAGGACGTCATCCGGCACATGGGCATGTTCGTGGTGGGACGGATCGCGCACCGGCACGGCTTCCGGGTCCAGCTGCAGGCGCGCGCCTTCCGCGGCATCAGCGCCCACGTGGTCGTGCCGACCGAGCTGGTCGGCGAGACCGGTCCCAGCCCCGAGTCCGCGTTCGAGACAGTGACCACCACCCCGGTAACGGTGAGCCCGCCGCCCATGACCCCTCCGACCCAGCGCACGCAGAGCAGAGACGACAGCGGTCCCGCCTTCACCGCGGCAGGGCTGCCCCGACGCGGAGCACACCGCAACAACCAGCCGGCCCTCCCCCTAGCGGACCCCTCCGCGGAGGAGCCGTCGGCCGAACCGGAAGACGCCGAGAGCAGAGCCGCGCGCATCCGCGCCGACCTCGAAGAGTTCCTCGAAGGCGAACGAGCCGCCACCGGGGACGAATGA